The following are encoded together in the Streptomyces sp. NBC_00358 genome:
- a CDS encoding DUF6126 family protein, whose amino-acid sequence MEEKFPRALWVRLIIYVAVGHLFAAFVYLLFTLGAQNQ is encoded by the coding sequence ATGGAGGAGAAGTTCCCGCGCGCCCTGTGGGTACGGCTGATCATCTACGTCGCCGTGGGCCACCTCTTCGCGGCCTTCGTCTACCTGCTCTTCACGCTGGGCGCGCAGAACCAGTAG
- a CDS encoding helix-turn-helix domain-containing protein, with translation MIPADPGAADEPSAELHAVAPQLRALRRGASLTLEAAARAAGLSPAHLSRLETGQRQPSLPMLLTLARVYGTTVSELLGETVADRDAIVRAADMEPTPAGGWTYWQAGAAGRGMQALRVHVPYGSQGDIVRVHPGEEWLYVLQGRLRLRLGDTAHVLEPGDSAHFDSLTPHRIAAAERDGAELLFVHTLLQSPVAALCLGPATGHPTSGETS, from the coding sequence ATGATCCCCGCCGATCCAGGGGCGGCCGACGAGCCGTCCGCCGAGCTGCACGCCGTGGCGCCCCAGCTCCGCGCGCTGCGCCGCGGCGCCTCCCTCACGCTGGAGGCCGCCGCCCGCGCCGCCGGGCTGTCGCCCGCGCACCTCTCCCGTCTGGAGACCGGACAGCGCCAGCCCTCGCTGCCGATGCTGCTGACGCTGGCCCGTGTCTACGGTACGACGGTCTCCGAACTGCTCGGCGAGACGGTCGCCGACCGTGACGCGATCGTGCGCGCGGCCGACATGGAACCGACCCCTGCGGGCGGCTGGACGTACTGGCAGGCCGGCGCCGCGGGCCGCGGTATGCAGGCGCTGCGCGTGCACGTTCCGTACGGCTCGCAGGGCGACATCGTGCGGGTGCATCCGGGCGAGGAGTGGCTGTACGTCCTCCAGGGGCGGCTCAGGCTGCGCCTCGGGGACACCGCGCACGTCCTCGAACCGGGGGACAGCGCCCACTTCGACTCGCTCACCCCGCACCGCATCGCCGCCGCCGAGCGCGACGGAGCCGAGCTCCTCTTCGTACACACCCTGCTGCAGAGCCCCGTCGCCGCGCTGTGCCTCGGTCCGGCGACGGGCCACCCCACCTCGGGAGAGACGTCATGA
- a CDS encoding aspartate aminotransferase family protein has protein sequence MTDPAQKGEFDLGALLAERGAERYELHTKYLNHQLPRMLHTIGFDKVYERAEGAHFWDADGNDYLDMLAGFGVMGLGRHHPVVRRALHDVLDASLADLTRFDCQPLPGLLAERLLTHSPHLDRVFFGNSGTEAVETALKFARYATGRPRILYCSHAFHGLTTGSLSVNGEDGFRDGFTPLLPDTAVPLGDLDALARELKKGDVAALIVEPIQGKGVQESPPGYLRAAQELLHKHKALLIADEVQTGLGRTGDFYAYQHEEGVEPDLVCVAKALSGGYVPVGATLGKDWIFKKVYSSMDRVLVHSASFGSNAQAMAAGLAVLSVMENEQIVANARITGERLKSRLAALVDRYELLSDVRGRGLMIGIEFGRPTSLKLRSRWTMLQAARKGLFAQMVVVPLLQRHRILTQVSGDHLEVIKLIPPLVVDEQDVDRFVEAFTAVMEDAHGGGGLMWDFGRTLVKQAVANR, from the coding sequence ATGACCGACCCTGCCCAGAAGGGGGAGTTCGACCTCGGCGCGCTCCTCGCCGAGCGCGGAGCCGAGCGCTACGAGCTGCACACGAAGTACCTGAACCACCAACTCCCGCGCATGCTGCACACCATCGGCTTCGACAAGGTGTACGAGCGGGCCGAGGGCGCGCACTTCTGGGACGCCGACGGCAACGACTACCTGGACATGCTCGCCGGGTTCGGGGTGATGGGCCTCGGCCGCCACCACCCCGTCGTCCGGCGCGCGCTGCACGACGTCCTCGACGCCTCGCTCGCCGACCTCACCCGCTTCGACTGCCAGCCCCTGCCGGGCCTGCTCGCGGAGCGACTGCTCACCCACTCCCCGCACCTGGACCGGGTGTTCTTCGGCAACAGCGGCACGGAGGCGGTCGAGACCGCGCTGAAGTTCGCCCGGTACGCCACCGGCCGACCGCGGATCCTGTACTGCTCGCACGCTTTCCACGGCCTGACCACCGGATCCCTGTCCGTGAACGGCGAGGACGGCTTCCGTGACGGCTTCACGCCACTGCTGCCCGACACCGCCGTCCCGCTCGGCGATCTCGACGCCCTGGCACGGGAGTTGAAGAAGGGTGACGTCGCCGCGCTGATCGTGGAGCCGATCCAGGGCAAGGGCGTCCAGGAGTCCCCGCCCGGATATCTGCGCGCCGCCCAGGAATTGCTGCACAAGCACAAGGCCCTGCTCATCGCCGACGAGGTGCAGACCGGCCTCGGCCGCACCGGCGACTTCTACGCCTACCAGCACGAGGAAGGCGTCGAACCGGACCTGGTGTGCGTGGCCAAGGCGCTCTCCGGCGGCTATGTACCGGTCGGCGCGACGCTCGGCAAGGACTGGATCTTCAAGAAGGTCTACTCCTCCATGGACCGGGTCCTCGTGCACTCGGCGAGCTTCGGGTCCAACGCCCAGGCCATGGCGGCGGGGCTCGCGGTGCTCTCCGTGATGGAGAACGAGCAGATCGTCGCCAACGCGCGGATCACCGGGGAACGGCTCAAGTCCCGGCTGGCGGCCCTGGTCGACCGGTACGAGCTGCTCAGCGACGTACGTGGCCGGGGTCTGATGATCGGCATCGAGTTCGGCCGGCCCACGTCGCTCAAACTGCGCAGTCGCTGGACCATGCTGCAGGCCGCGCGCAAGGGTCTGTTCGCGCAGATGGTCGTCGTCCCGCTGCTCCAGCGGCACCGCATCCTCACCCAGGTCTCCGGCGACCACCTGGAGGTGATCAAGCTGATCCCGCCGCTGGTCGTCGACGAGCAGGACGTCGACCGGTTCGTGGAGGCGTTCACCGCGGTGATGGAGGACGCGCACGGCGGCGGCGGACTGATGTGGGACTTCGGGAGGACACTGGTCAAGCAGGCGGTGGCCAACCGCTGA
- the dxs gene encoding 1-deoxy-D-xylulose-5-phosphate synthase, with protein sequence MTILENIRGPRDLKALSEAEIGELAEEVREFLVHAVARTGGHLGPNLGVVELSIALHRVFESPVDRILWDTGHQSYVHKLLTGRQDFSKLRGKGGLSGYPSREESEHDVIENSHASTALGWADGLAKARQVQGEKGHVVAVIGDGALTGGMAWEALNNIAAAKDRPLIIVVNDNERSYAPTIGGLANHLATLRTTDSYEQVLAWGKSVLLRTPLVGNTIYESLHGAKKGFKDAFAPQGMFEDLGLKYVGPIDGHDVGAVESALRRAKRFHGPVLIHCLTEKGRGYEPALAHEEDHFHTVGVMDPLTCEPLAPSNGPSWTSVFGEEIVRIGEERADVVAITAAMLHPVGLGKFAERFPDRVWDVGIAEQHATVSAAGLATGGLHPVVAVYATFLNRAFDQLLMDVALHRCGVTFVLDRAGVTGVDGASHNGMWDMSILQVVPGLRIAAPRDADQLRAQLREAVAVDDAPTLIRFPKESVGPAIPAVDHVGGLDVLHRGERPEVLLVAVGVMAPVCLQTADLLEARGIGCTVVDPRWVKPVDPALPHLAAEHRLVAVVEDNSRASGVGAAVALALADAEVDVPVRRFGIPEQFLAHAKRAEVLADIGLTPVEIAGRISAGLAIRDERSKAAYEPTTAADQPAEHELSKEKQE encoded by the coding sequence GTGACGATTCTGGAGAACATCCGGGGACCACGCGACCTGAAGGCGCTGTCCGAGGCGGAAATCGGTGAACTGGCCGAAGAGGTGAGGGAGTTCCTGGTGCACGCGGTCGCCAGGACCGGCGGTCACCTCGGACCCAACCTGGGAGTGGTGGAACTGTCCATCGCCCTCCACCGGGTCTTCGAGTCACCCGTCGACCGCATCCTGTGGGACACCGGCCATCAGAGCTACGTACACAAGCTGCTGACGGGACGTCAGGACTTTTCCAAGCTGCGGGGCAAGGGCGGACTGTCGGGCTATCCCTCGCGCGAGGAGTCCGAGCACGACGTCATCGAGAACAGCCACGCCTCCACGGCGCTCGGCTGGGCGGACGGGCTCGCCAAGGCCCGCCAGGTGCAGGGCGAGAAGGGCCATGTCGTCGCGGTCATCGGCGACGGCGCGCTGACCGGCGGCATGGCGTGGGAGGCGCTGAACAACATCGCCGCCGCGAAGGACCGGCCGCTGATCATCGTCGTCAACGACAACGAGCGTTCGTACGCGCCGACCATCGGCGGCCTCGCGAACCACCTGGCCACCCTGCGCACCACCGACAGCTACGAACAGGTCCTCGCCTGGGGCAAGAGCGTCCTGCTGCGCACCCCCCTCGTCGGCAACACGATCTACGAGTCGCTGCACGGCGCGAAGAAGGGCTTCAAGGACGCGTTCGCGCCGCAGGGCATGTTCGAGGACCTGGGGCTCAAGTACGTCGGCCCGATCGACGGTCACGACGTGGGGGCCGTGGAGTCCGCGCTGCGCCGGGCCAAACGCTTCCACGGACCCGTGCTCATCCACTGTCTGACGGAGAAGGGACGCGGCTACGAACCCGCGCTCGCGCACGAGGAGGACCACTTCCACACGGTCGGCGTGATGGACCCGCTCACCTGCGAGCCCCTCGCGCCGTCCAACGGCCCTTCCTGGACCTCCGTGTTCGGTGAGGAGATCGTCAGGATCGGCGAGGAACGCGCGGACGTCGTGGCCATCACGGCGGCCATGCTGCATCCGGTCGGACTCGGGAAGTTCGCCGAGCGGTTCCCCGACCGGGTGTGGGACGTCGGCATCGCCGAGCAGCACGCCACCGTGTCAGCGGCCGGACTCGCCACCGGCGGTCTGCATCCCGTCGTCGCCGTGTACGCGACCTTCCTCAACCGGGCCTTCGACCAACTGCTCATGGATGTCGCGCTGCACCGCTGCGGGGTGACCTTCGTCCTCGACCGGGCCGGGGTCACCGGCGTCGACGGCGCCTCGCACAACGGCATGTGGGACATGTCGATCCTCCAGGTCGTGCCCGGCCTCAGGATCGCCGCGCCCCGCGACGCCGACCAGTTGCGGGCACAGTTGCGGGAGGCGGTCGCCGTCGACGACGCGCCGACCCTGATCCGCTTCCCCAAGGAGTCGGTCGGTCCGGCGATCCCCGCGGTGGACCACGTGGGCGGGCTCGACGTCCTGCACCGGGGCGAGCGCCCCGAGGTGCTGCTCGTCGCGGTGGGCGTCATGGCGCCGGTCTGCCTCCAGACCGCCGACCTCCTGGAGGCCCGGGGCATCGGCTGCACGGTCGTCGACCCCCGCTGGGTCAAGCCCGTCGACCCGGCGCTGCCCCACCTCGCCGCCGAACACCGGCTCGTCGCCGTCGTCGAGGACAACAGCCGGGCCTCGGGCGTCGGCGCGGCGGTCGCGCTCGCCCTCGCGGACGCCGAAGTCGACGTGCCAGTACGGAGATTCGGCATCCCGGAGCAGTTCCTCGCACACGCCAAGCGGGCCGAGGTGCTGGCCGACATCGGGCTCACACCGGTCGAGATCGCCGGACGGATCAGCGCGGGCCTGGCGATCAGGGACGAGCGCTCCAAGGCCGCGTACGAGCCGACGACGGCCGCCGACCAGCCGGCCGAGCACGAGTTGTCCAAGGAGAAACAGGAATGA
- the ispG gene encoding flavodoxin-dependent (E)-4-hydroxy-3-methylbut-2-enyl-diphosphate synthase encodes MTAVSLGLPEVPVRPIAERRVSRRIQVGPVAVGGGAPVSVQSMTTTRTSDVGATLQQIAELTASGCQIVRVACPTQDDADALATIARKSQIPVIADIHFQPKYVFAAIEAGCAAVRVNPGNIKQFDDKVKEIARAAKDAGIPIRIGVNAGSLDRRLLEKYGKATPEALVESALWEASLFEEHGFRDIKISVKHNDPVVMVNAYRQLAAQSDYPLHLGVTEAGPAFQGTIKSAVAFGALLSEGIGDTIRVSLSAPPAEECKVGIQILESLGLRQRRLEIVSCPSCGRAQVDVYKLADEVTAGLEGMEVPLRVAVMGCVVNGPGEAREADLGVASGNGKGQIFVRGEVIKTVPESKIVETLIDEAMKIAEQMENDGVASGEPAVTVS; translated from the coding sequence GTGACCGCCGTTTCCCTGGGCCTGCCCGAGGTACCGGTCCGGCCGATCGCGGAGCGCCGTGTCTCACGGCGCATCCAGGTCGGACCGGTGGCGGTCGGGGGCGGGGCGCCCGTGTCGGTGCAGTCGATGACCACGACCCGTACGTCGGACGTCGGGGCCACCCTCCAGCAGATCGCGGAACTGACCGCGTCCGGCTGCCAGATCGTCCGTGTCGCCTGTCCCACGCAGGACGACGCGGACGCGCTCGCGACCATCGCCCGCAAGTCGCAGATCCCGGTGATCGCGGACATCCACTTCCAGCCGAAGTACGTGTTCGCGGCCATCGAGGCGGGCTGCGCGGCGGTGCGGGTGAACCCCGGCAACATCAAGCAGTTCGACGACAAGGTCAAGGAGATCGCGCGGGCCGCCAAGGACGCCGGAATCCCGATCCGTATCGGGGTGAACGCGGGCTCGCTCGACCGGCGGCTGCTGGAGAAGTACGGGAAGGCGACGCCCGAGGCACTCGTCGAGTCGGCGCTGTGGGAGGCGTCGCTCTTCGAGGAGCACGGGTTCCGGGACATCAAGATCTCGGTCAAGCACAACGACCCGGTCGTCATGGTCAACGCCTACCGGCAACTGGCCGCGCAGAGCGACTACCCGCTGCACCTCGGCGTGACCGAAGCGGGTCCCGCGTTCCAGGGGACCATCAAGTCCGCCGTGGCGTTCGGGGCGCTGCTCAGCGAGGGCATCGGCGACACCATCAGGGTCTCGCTGAGCGCGCCGCCCGCCGAGGAGTGCAAGGTCGGCATCCAGATCCTGGAGTCGCTCGGGCTGCGGCAGCGGCGCCTGGAGATCGTCTCCTGCCCGTCCTGCGGGCGTGCCCAGGTCGACGTGTACAAGCTGGCCGACGAGGTCACGGCCGGCCTGGAGGGGATGGAGGTCCCGTTGCGCGTCGCGGTCATGGGCTGCGTCGTCAACGGCCCCGGCGAGGCGCGGGAGGCGGACCTGGGGGTCGCCTCCGGCAACGGCAAGGGCCAGATCTTCGTCAGGGGCGAGGTCATCAAGACCGTCCCCGAGTCGAAGATCGTGGAGACCCTCATCGACGAGGCGATGAAGATCGCGGAGCAGATGGAGAACGACGGCGTCGCGTCCGGAGAACCGGCCGTCACCGTGAGCTGA
- the hpnH gene encoding adenosyl-hopene transferase HpnH, whose protein sequence is MAMPLRQSMKVAAYLFEQKLRKRDKFALLVELEPLFACNLACEGCGKIQHPAGVLKQRMPVAQAVGAVLESGAPMVSIAGGEPLMHPQIDEIVRQLVAKKKFVFLCTNAMLMRKKMDKFKPSPYFAWAVHIDGLRERHDESVAKEGVFDEAVEAIKEAKRRGFRVTTNSTFFNTDTPQTIIEVLNYLNDDLKVDEMMLSPAYAYEKAPDQEHFLGVQQTRELFKKAFAGGNRRRWRLNQSPLFLDFLEGKVDFPCTAWAIPSYSLFGWQKPCYLMSDGYVQTYKQLLEETDWDSYGRGKDDRCANCMAHCGYEPTAVLATMGSLKESIRAARETFTESRG, encoded by the coding sequence ATGGCCATGCCGCTTCGGCAGTCCATGAAGGTCGCTGCATACCTGTTTGAACAGAAGCTCAGGAAGCGGGACAAGTTCGCCCTGCTCGTCGAGTTGGAACCGCTCTTCGCGTGCAACCTCGCGTGCGAGGGCTGCGGCAAGATCCAGCACCCCGCCGGTGTGCTCAAGCAGCGCATGCCGGTCGCCCAGGCCGTCGGCGCGGTCCTCGAATCCGGCGCGCCGATGGTGTCCATCGCCGGCGGCGAGCCGCTGATGCACCCTCAGATCGACGAGATCGTCCGGCAGTTGGTGGCCAAGAAGAAGTTCGTCTTCCTCTGCACCAACGCGATGCTGATGCGCAAGAAGATGGACAAGTTCAAGCCCTCGCCGTACTTCGCCTGGGCCGTGCACATCGACGGGCTGCGCGAGCGGCACGACGAGTCCGTCGCCAAGGAAGGCGTCTTCGACGAGGCCGTCGAGGCCATCAAGGAGGCCAAGCGGCGCGGCTTCCGCGTCACCACCAACTCGACCTTCTTCAACACCGACACCCCGCAGACCATCATCGAGGTGCTCAACTACCTCAACGACGACCTGAAGGTCGACGAGATGATGCTCTCGCCCGCCTACGCCTACGAGAAGGCCCCCGACCAGGAGCACTTCCTCGGCGTCCAGCAGACCCGGGAACTGTTCAAGAAGGCCTTCGCTGGCGGCAACAGGCGCCGCTGGCGGCTCAACCAGAGCCCGCTCTTCCTGGACTTCCTGGAGGGCAAGGTCGACTTCCCGTGCACCGCGTGGGCGATCCCCAGCTACTCGCTCTTCGGCTGGCAGAAGCCCTGCTATCTGATGAGCGACGGGTACGTGCAGACGTACAAGCAGCTCCTGGAGGAGACCGACTGGGACTCCTACGGCCGCGGCAAGGACGACCGGTGCGCCAACTGCATGGCGCACTGCGGCTACGAGCCGACGGCGGTCCTCGCCACCATGGGATCCCTCAAGGAGTCGATCCGGGCGGCCCGTGAGACCTTCACGGAAAGCCGCGGGTGA
- a CDS encoding phosphorylase family protein, with the protein MDGRPAPDPLLIACALGIEHLALRSGDRSGAGGPVTVLRTGMGPKAADRSVTRVLADPALSTAAVLATGFCAGLAPGMHPGDLVVAEETRDPGGTTPCVGTDLLVKELARAVPGRTVHTGPLTGSDHVVRGHERSGLLATGAIAVDMESAATLLGAVRSGIRPVAAVRVVVDAPEHELVRIGTFRGGISAFRVLRAVLPAFFEWHRSLSLPRR; encoded by the coding sequence ATGGACGGGCGGCCCGCACCGGACCCGCTGCTGATCGCCTGCGCGCTCGGCATCGAGCACCTCGCCCTGCGCAGCGGTGACCGGAGCGGCGCCGGCGGGCCGGTCACCGTGCTGCGGACCGGCATGGGACCCAAGGCCGCCGACCGGTCGGTCACCCGGGTGCTCGCCGACCCGGCGCTGTCCACGGCGGCCGTGCTGGCCACCGGCTTCTGCGCGGGGCTCGCCCCGGGCATGCACCCAGGTGACCTGGTCGTCGCCGAGGAGACCCGGGACCCGGGCGGCACCACGCCGTGTGTGGGCACCGATCTCCTGGTCAAGGAACTGGCGCGCGCCGTGCCCGGCCGCACCGTCCACACGGGGCCGCTGACCGGCTCCGATCACGTCGTCCGCGGTCACGAGCGTTCCGGTCTGCTCGCGACCGGGGCCATCGCCGTCGACATGGAGTCCGCGGCCACCCTGCTCGGCGCGGTCCGCTCGGGCATCCGTCCCGTTGCGGCCGTACGGGTGGTCGTGGATGCTCCAGAACATGAACTGGTCCGAATCGGCACGTTCCGCGGTGGAATATCAGCTTTCCGCGTTCTTCGTGCCGTGCTTCCCGCTTTTTTCGAATGGCACCGTTCTTTGTCGCTCCCTCGGAGGTGA
- the shc gene encoding squalene--hopene cyclase: protein MTATTDGSTGALPPRAASASETQHQTTPEAAGTVETRDAATRAMERATDFLLARQDAQGWWKGDLETNVTMDAEDLLLRQFLGIRDEPTTRGAALFIRGEQREDGTWASFFGGPGEISTTIEAYVALRLAGDAPDEAHMAKASAWIRERGGIAAARVFTRIWLALFGWWKWDDLPELPPELIYFPKWMPLNIYDFGCWARQTIVPLTIVSAKRPVRPAPFPLDELHTDARTPNPVKPLARVASWDGVFQRLDKALHQYRKVAPRALRRAAMNTAARWIIERQENDGCWGGIQPPAVYSVIALHLLGYDLEHPVMREGLASLNRFAVWRDDGARMIEACQSPVWDTCLATIALADAGVPSDHPQLVKAVDWMLGEEIVRPGDWSVKRPQLPPGGWAFEFHNDNYPDIDDTAEVVLALRRVRHHDRDRVENAIGRGVRWNLGMQSKDGGWGAFDVDNTSAFPNRLPFCDFGEVIDPPSADVTAHVVEMLAFEGLAHDPRTRRGIEWLLTHQEPNGSWFGRWGVNYVYGTGSVVPALAAAGLPGSHPAIRRAVAWLEAVQNDDGGWGEDMRSYDDSAGWSGRGPSTASQTGWALLALLAAGESDSKAVERGVVWLAETQLADGSWDEPYFTGTGFPWDFSINYHLYRQVFPLTALGRYVHGEPFSAAEGG, encoded by the coding sequence ATGACAGCGACGACCGACGGAAGCACCGGGGCCCTGCCGCCCCGCGCTGCCTCGGCCAGCGAAACCCAGCATCAGACCACTCCCGAGGCGGCCGGGACGGTCGAGACCCGAGACGCCGCCACGCGCGCCATGGAGCGCGCCACGGACTTCCTGCTCGCGCGGCAGGACGCCCAGGGCTGGTGGAAGGGCGACCTCGAGACGAACGTCACCATGGACGCCGAGGACCTGCTTCTCCGTCAGTTCCTGGGCATCCGCGACGAGCCGACCACCCGCGGCGCCGCGCTGTTCATCCGCGGCGAGCAGCGCGAGGACGGCACCTGGGCCTCCTTCTTCGGCGGTCCGGGCGAGATCTCCACCACCATCGAGGCGTACGTCGCCCTGCGGCTGGCCGGGGACGCCCCGGACGAGGCGCACATGGCGAAGGCGTCCGCGTGGATCCGCGAGCGCGGCGGCATCGCCGCGGCCCGCGTCTTCACCCGGATCTGGCTCGCCCTCTTCGGCTGGTGGAAGTGGGACGACCTGCCCGAACTCCCGCCGGAACTCATCTACTTCCCCAAGTGGATGCCGCTCAACATCTACGACTTCGGCTGCTGGGCGCGGCAGACGATCGTGCCGCTCACCATCGTGTCGGCCAAGCGTCCGGTGCGGCCCGCGCCGTTCCCGCTGGACGAACTCCACACCGACGCCCGTACTCCCAATCCGGTCAAGCCGCTCGCCCGCGTGGCCAGTTGGGACGGCGTCTTCCAGCGCCTGGACAAGGCCCTGCACCAGTACCGCAAGGTCGCACCGCGCGCACTGCGCAGGGCTGCGATGAACACGGCGGCCCGCTGGATCATCGAGCGCCAGGAGAACGACGGTTGCTGGGGAGGCATCCAGCCGCCCGCCGTCTACTCGGTCATCGCCCTGCATCTGCTCGGCTACGACCTCGAACATCCGGTGATGCGTGAGGGGCTGGCCTCGCTAAACCGTTTCGCCGTGTGGCGCGACGACGGTGCCCGGATGATCGAGGCCTGCCAGTCGCCGGTGTGGGACACCTGTCTGGCGACCATCGCACTGGCCGACGCCGGGGTGCCCTCCGACCACCCGCAACTCGTCAAGGCCGTGGACTGGATGCTCGGGGAGGAGATCGTCCGGCCCGGTGACTGGTCGGTCAAGCGTCCCCAACTCCCGCCCGGCGGCTGGGCGTTCGAGTTCCACAACGACAACTACCCCGACATCGACGACACCGCCGAGGTCGTGCTCGCACTGCGCCGCGTCCGGCACCACGACAGGGACCGCGTCGAGAACGCCATCGGACGCGGGGTCCGCTGGAATCTCGGCATGCAGTCCAAGGACGGCGGCTGGGGCGCGTTCGACGTCGACAACACCAGCGCCTTCCCCAACCGGCTCCCGTTCTGCGACTTCGGGGAGGTGATCGACCCGCCCTCCGCGGACGTCACCGCGCATGTGGTGGAGATGCTGGCGTTCGAGGGGCTCGCCCACGACCCCCGTACCCGCCGGGGCATCGAGTGGCTGCTCACCCATCAGGAGCCGAACGGCTCCTGGTTCGGGCGCTGGGGCGTCAACTACGTCTACGGAACAGGGTCGGTGGTCCCGGCGCTCGCCGCCGCGGGGCTGCCCGGCTCGCACCCCGCGATCCGGCGGGCCGTGGCCTGGCTGGAGGCCGTGCAGAACGACGACGGCGGCTGGGGCGAGGACATGCGCTCCTACGACGACAGCGCCGGATGGAGCGGCCGCGGCCCCTCGACCGCCTCGCAGACCGGCTGGGCGCTGCTCGCCCTGCTGGCCGCGGGGGAGAGCGACTCCAAGGCCGTGGAACGCGGGGTGGTCTGGCTCGCGGAGACCCAGCTCGCCGACGGCTCCTGGGACGAGCCGTACTTCACGGGGACCGGTTTCCCGTGGGACTTCTCGATCAACTACCACCTCTACCGCCAGGTCTTCCCGCTCACCGCGCTCGGCCGTTACGTCCACGGAGAGCCCTTCTCCGCGGCCGAGGGGGGCTGA
- a CDS encoding polyprenyl synthetase family protein yields the protein MTLDRSLAGPRTPGTATRGETVPTVPPAETAADAVDVTALLERGRTLATPVLKAAVDRLAAPMDTVAAYHFGWIDAEGNPADGDGGKAVRPALAVLSAQAAGAAPEVGVPGAVAVELVHNFSLLHDDLMDGDEQRRHRDTVWKVHGPAQAILVGDALFALANEVLLELGTVEAGRATRRLTTATRALIDGQAQDISYEHRDRVSVEECLEMEGNKTGALLACACSIGAVLGGADDLTADTLERYGYHLGLAFQAVDDLLGIWGDPEATGKQTWSDLRQRKKSLPVVAALAAGGPASERLGDLLAEDAKASDFENFSEEEFAARAALIEEAGGREWTAQEARRQHAIAIEALDTVPMPEHVRAQLVALADFVVVRKR from the coding sequence ATGACGCTCGACCGGAGCTTGGCAGGCCCCCGCACCCCCGGTACCGCAACAAGAGGAGAGACTGTGCCCACTGTGCCCCCGGCCGAAACGGCTGCCGACGCGGTGGACGTGACCGCGCTCCTGGAGCGCGGCCGGACCCTGGCCACACCGGTGCTCAAGGCGGCCGTCGACCGTCTGGCGGCACCCATGGACACCGTGGCCGCCTACCACTTCGGCTGGATCGACGCCGAGGGCAACCCCGCGGACGGCGACGGCGGCAAGGCGGTGCGCCCCGCGCTCGCCGTGCTCTCCGCGCAGGCCGCCGGCGCCGCCCCCGAGGTGGGCGTCCCCGGCGCGGTCGCGGTCGAACTGGTGCACAACTTCTCGCTGCTGCACGACGACCTGATGGACGGCGACGAACAGCGCCGTCACCGCGACACCGTCTGGAAGGTGCACGGCCCCGCCCAGGCCATCCTGGTCGGCGACGCCCTGTTCGCGCTGGCCAACGAGGTCCTCCTGGAACTCGGCACCGTCGAGGCCGGCCGGGCCACCCGGCGTCTGACGACCGCCACCCGGGCCCTCATCGACGGCCAGGCCCAGGACATCTCCTACGAGCACCGCGACCGGGTCAGCGTCGAGGAGTGCCTGGAGATGGAGGGCAACAAGACCGGCGCCCTGCTCGCCTGCGCCTGCTCGATCGGAGCGGTCCTCGGCGGCGCCGACGATCTGACCGCCGACACGCTGGAGCGCTACGGCTACCACCTCGGCCTCGCCTTCCAGGCCGTCGACGACCTCCTCGGCATCTGGGGCGACCCGGAGGCCACCGGGAAGCAGACCTGGAGCGATCTGCGCCAGCGCAAGAAGTCCCTGCCGGTGGTGGCAGCCCTCGCCGCCGGCGGTCCCGCCTCCGAGCGGCTCGGCGACCTGCTCGCCGAGGACGCCAAGGCCAGCGACTTCGAGAACTTCTCCGAGGAGGAGTTCGCCGCGCGCGCCGCGCTCATCGAGGAGGCGGGCGGCCGGGAGTGGACCGCCCAGGAGGCGCGCCGCCAGCACGCGATCGCCATCGAGGCCCTGGACACCGTCCCGATGCCCGAGCACGTACGCGCCCAGCTCGTGGCGCTGGCCGACTTCGTAGTCGTACGGAAGAGATGA